A stretch of the Metopolophium dirhodum isolate CAU chromosome 8, ASM1992520v1, whole genome shotgun sequence genome encodes the following:
- the LOC132950870 gene encoding helix-loop-helix protein 2-like isoform X1 → MMSLGEELKSSMPSFMQFCSRVDVGNVQEDWWTAGSDAEAFAHNNKEEWLSDSDSQNTIICSTTSSSPGPSLASTSTGGGQKAGSSKVKQGSRSKDTPAGQKPAQVVARRNARERRRVQAVNWAFARLRKVVPLEENKSKRMSKVKTLQMAIEYINQLQGVLSLQSPVLQQQQQQQQQQQQQQHNIHPEPEQHHQLLTTADINLFSDIQYKLEPGELQFRMPPNFYTQLLTDNQN, encoded by the exons ATGATGAGCCTTGGCGAAGAACTGAAATCCAGCATGCCGTCCTTCATGCAATTCTGCTCCAGAGTCGACGTAGGCAACGTACAGGAAGACTGGTGGACCGCCGGATCCGACGCAG AAGCGTTCGCTCACAACAACAAGGAAGAATGGCTATCGGACTCGGACAGTCAAAACACGATTATTTGCAGCACGACCAGCTCGTCGCCCGGACCCTCGTTGGCGTCCACGTCCACTGGCGGTGGCCAGAAGGCCGGTTCGTCCAAAGTCAAGCAGGGCAGTCGGTCCAAAGACACGCCGGCCGGACAGAAACCCGCCCAGGTGGTGGCCAGACGGAACGCCCGCGAGAGACGCCGAGTGCAGGCGGTCAACTGGGCGTTCGCCAGGCTGCGAAAAGTCGTTCCTCTCGAAGAAAACAA GAGTAAGAGAATGAGCAAAGTCAAGACCTTACAAATGGCCATCGAATACATTAACCAACTGCAAGGTGTCCTGTCTTTGCAGAGCCCTGtgctgcagcagcagcaacagcagcagcagcaacagcaacagcagcagcacaATATCCAC CCCGAACCCGAACAACATCATCAATTGCTGACGACGGCCGACATCAATCTGTTCTCCGACATTCAGTACAAGCTCGAACCCGGCGAGCTCCAATTCCGCATGCCTCCCAATTTCTACACACAACTATTGACTGACAATCAAAATTGA
- the LOC132950870 gene encoding helix-loop-helix protein 2-like isoform X2 — translation METSSPPSPTDSSSQQLEAFAHNNKEEWLSDSDSQNTIICSTTSSSPGPSLASTSTGGGQKAGSSKVKQGSRSKDTPAGQKPAQVVARRNARERRRVQAVNWAFARLRKVVPLEENKSKRMSKVKTLQMAIEYINQLQGVLSLQSPVLQQQQQQQQQQQQQQHNIHPEPEQHHQLLTTADINLFSDIQYKLEPGELQFRMPPNFYTQLLTDNQN, via the exons ATGGAGACTTCAAGTCCGCCGTCACCGACTGATTCTTCTAGTCAACAACTGG AAGCGTTCGCTCACAACAACAAGGAAGAATGGCTATCGGACTCGGACAGTCAAAACACGATTATTTGCAGCACGACCAGCTCGTCGCCCGGACCCTCGTTGGCGTCCACGTCCACTGGCGGTGGCCAGAAGGCCGGTTCGTCCAAAGTCAAGCAGGGCAGTCGGTCCAAAGACACGCCGGCCGGACAGAAACCCGCCCAGGTGGTGGCCAGACGGAACGCCCGCGAGAGACGCCGAGTGCAGGCGGTCAACTGGGCGTTCGCCAGGCTGCGAAAAGTCGTTCCTCTCGAAGAAAACAA GAGTAAGAGAATGAGCAAAGTCAAGACCTTACAAATGGCCATCGAATACATTAACCAACTGCAAGGTGTCCTGTCTTTGCAGAGCCCTGtgctgcagcagcagcaacagcagcagcagcaacagcaacagcagcagcacaATATCCAC CCCGAACCCGAACAACATCATCAATTGCTGACGACGGCCGACATCAATCTGTTCTCCGACATTCAGTACAAGCTCGAACCCGGCGAGCTCCAATTCCGCATGCCTCCCAATTTCTACACACAACTATTGACTGACAATCAAAATTGA